Genomic DNA from Chlorocebus sabaeus isolate Y175 chromosome 6, mChlSab1.0.hap1, whole genome shotgun sequence:
TCCAGCCTGGCGTTCATCCTCTGAAAACCACGGAGAATAGCGCCGGGTGCACTGCAAGTCCCAGCTGATGTTACTGTCACAGCTTgttattgtgttattttttatttttaaattttatttattttcttattattaattattaattttaattttaatttattttttgagatggagtctcgctctatcacccaggctggagtgcagtggcgcaatctcggctcactgcaagctccgcctcccgggttcatgcgattctcctgcctcagcctcccgaggctGGGACCacggcacctgccaccacgcctagctaactttttttgtattttttagtagagacggggtttcaccgtgttagccaggatggtctccatctccggacctcatgatccacccgcctcggcctcccaaagtgctggaattacaggcgtgagtcactgcacccggcctttttattactattattattattttgaaacagagtctccttctgtcacccaggctggagtgcagtggtgcgatctcggctcactgcaacctcctcctcctgggttcaagcgattctcccgcctcaccctcccgtgtagctgggattacacacgcaTGAcatcacagctggctaattttttttttttttttttttttcaagataagagtcttgctctgtcacccaggctggagtgcagtggcatgatcttggctcaccgcaacctccacctcccaggttcaagcaattctcctgtctcagtctcctgagtagctgggattacaggcacccgccactacacctggctaatttttgtatttttagtagagacagggtttcaccatgttggccaggctggtctcgaactcctgaccttgtgattcacctgcctcggcctcccaaactgctgggattacaggcatgaaccacgacTGCTGGCTGatgatgctattattattattttagaaacagtgtctcactgtgtcacccaggctggagtgcagtggtgccatcctagctcactgcagcctggacaacctgggctcaagccatcttcccaccttagtctcctgagtagctgggactacaggggcacttgaccttttttttttttaatgtagatacgggggtttcactatgttgcccaggctggtctgaaactcctggcctgaagtgatccacccactttggcctctcaaagcgctgggattacaggggtgagctacccGCCCCGGCCCTAATCCTGTCATTATTATTACTGCTATTGTTCACCCAAGTCCTTCAAGGCTGGGCCTCCACTTCTGGGCCCCAAGCCAGCTGGTGTCTTAGGGCTGCCCTAAGCCATCTTGTCTATCCTGTGTGCCCTCCCCAAAGGCctattttctctccctcccctcccgcactgcctcagcccctcctggGCTTGTCTACTGCCTGGAGaggcactgaggcccagaggtggCCAGAGGCTGCCCAAGGACTAATGCTGGGTCTCTCTTCTGGTGCCTCCAGAGCCCCCACACAGCACCCCAGGCCCCATGCTGCCAATCCCACGGCCGAGGGGGTGGCCTGAAGCCCTGAGAGAGGAGACAAACTGAGGCCTGGACACCCCAAAATGGCTTGAGTCTTTATTTCTTTGGTGAGGCAGGGCCCCAGGGTGGGGAGGGCTGCCTGGTTGAGGCTCCCGTAGACCCACCAGCCCAGGGGCACTTTTCTGGGCACCACAGGTAAGGCACTGcctgggggctggaggaggctggaggaggatgCCCAAGCTCCCGGCACTCCTCACCCCAGACCGGGGAAGCTGGATTTCCTCCACGTTGTCCCCTCCCCATAGCTGGTCTGAGGCTCTGGTTTACACGCAGGCACAGGTAGGCAATTCTGAGCGACAACCCAGATGGAGGGGAGGGTGAGCCGTCATGGGACAACTGGCCCAAGACCAGCACCTGGCTGGTGTCACCAGCTCTGGCTGTGCTGGTGGGTGAGGCAGGTCTGGCACGTAGCCGGGGCGGGCTACATGTAGGGGACCAAGGAGCTCTGGGTGTGAACCCCACCTTGGAGGCAGCAGGCACCTAGTGGTGCTGCTGGGACACCCAGCTCCAGGACTCCAGATGTCACACATGCGTGAGTCTTGGCATCTATACCCTCCTCGGGGCCAGTGGGTGAGCAGGGGTCCGTGGTCCCTGCCGGAGTCCCTCAAAGTGGACTGGGCTCCGCTGGACACAGTGCCCTGCGCTGAGCTGCCGCTGGCTGCCGCATGCCTGAGACGGTGTGATGTCGCCTCGTGAACTGACGTGGACGGCAGCAGGGGAGGCGCTGGGCGGTTCTGTGGCTGAGCACGGCCCGTGTCAGGAGGACAGGCCGTGCCCTTTCCCATGGGTCACACTGGGCATTTCTCAGCGGCCTTTGCAGGACGGGAAGGGGCATACAGAGGCAGTGGGGAAGCTGGAGTTCTTGGGCTGGCAGGGAACAGTGGCAGCCTTCTTGGCCTTCATGAAGGGCCTGGCTTGCTGGACTGAGGTCAGTGTTCTGAGGTTCCCACACACACTCAGACTAGACCCTCCGTACACACCTAGGCTAGACCCTCCATACTCACCCAGGCTAGACCCTCCGTACACACCCAGGCTAGACCCTCCGTACTCACCCAGGCTAGACCCTCCGTACACACCCAGGCTAGACCCTCTGTACTCACCCAGGCTAGACCCTCCGTACACACCCAGGCTAGACCCTCCTTACACACCCAGGCTAGACCCTCCGTACTCACCCAGGCTAGACCCTCCTTATACACCCAGGCTAGACCTTCCGTACACACCCAGGCTAGACCCTCCGTACACACCCAGGCTAGACCCTCCATACTCACCCAGGCTAGACCCTCCGTACACACCCAGGCTAGACCCTCCGTACTCACCCAGGCTAGACCCTCCTTACACACCCAGGCTAGACCCTCCTTACACACCCAGGCTAGACCCTCCGTACTCACCCAGGCTAGACCCTCCGTACACACCCAGGCTAGACCCTCCTTACACACCCAGGCTAGACCCTCCGTACTCACCCAGGCTAGACCTCCTCTGCTCCTTCTGGCCTAAGCCCAAGGCCCCTGTTCTAGGACGGTTGGGGCTGAGAAAAGCAGTCATGCCTCTTCAGGAATTACCAGCAGGGAATGCCCAGCCCTCTTAATGGTAGCAATAATTAACAGGTTTATCCCCAAAGGAGCAGAGCAGAAGGGTGGAGTCCTCCCCAGCAATAGGTCTTAGGGTAGGGGCTGCAGCTTCTTAGAGAAAGGCCCTAAATCAGGCGCTCGGTGTCCGGAATGCAGGTCTGTCCCACCCACCAGCCGGCCCCCAGGCCTCCCTTCCTCAGTCCTTCCAGGGGGTTCTGGGATCCCCAATTGGTCCGAATCCAGGCCCTAGGAAGTGTCCGTGGGATATAAATTAGACTCTGCTGTGGCAATAAATAACGGGGTGGGGGGCGGCCTCGGGCACCAGGCCCAGGCCTGTCCTGCAGGCTCACACGaagttctcttcctcttcctccgaCTCACCATCTGGCGGCTCCTCAGGGGTGCCTGCAAGGGTGGATAAGAGCATTGAGGGCGCAGGGCAGGGGGTTCTCCGGCCCCCAGGACAGGCCTGTGCCCTCGCCCTGCGTTTGCACCTGCGCAGCTGCCCGCGTGGCGCACACCGATGGAGCGGCCCAGGAAGCAGGTGGCCTGGCGCAGGTGGCACGAGGAGATGTAGGTGATGTTGTTGTTGCCGCAAAGCTCCTGGCCGGGGCTGGAGGGCACAGGGCAGGGTGCCGCCCGACACACCACGCAGTGGGCGCTGCCCGTCTGGTCCACGACGCACGACTGTGGCCGCGGGCACACCACACGCTCACAGGACTCTGCAGGCCGGGTGCCAGGGGCAGTTCAGGAGACATCTCGCTGAGAACCCCGCAGGGCTCTTGGCCCCAAGACCTGCCCTTAACCCCCAAGTTGAGAAAACCCTCTGGTAGGACACAAGCCCCCCGCACCTCCCCATGAGGCCCCCTCTCCATCCCACCCCTTGAGTTCCACCCACAAGCCCTGCCCCTCCAATTGTACCCAGGAGCCACACCCCTTCCAGGAACCCCGCCCCTTGTTACCCACAAGTCCCACCCCCTAAAGCTCCCACAAGCCCTGTCCCCGATTGTACCCAGGGGTCATTCCCCTTCCAGAAGCCCCGTCCCCTTACCACCCACAAAGTCCCACCCACCACCAGGCTCCACCCACAAGCCCTGCCCCTCCAATTGTACCCAGGAGCCACACCCCTTCCAGGAACCCCGCCCCTTACGTTACCCAAAAGTCCCACCCCCTAAAGCTCCCACAAGCCCCACCCCCGATTGTACCCATGAGTCACTCCCCTTCCACAAGCCCCACCCCTTATATTAGCCGTAAGCCCCACCCCCTTACCACCACAAAGCCCCGCCCACAATCAGGCTCCACCCAGAAACCCTGCTCCTCCCACGAGCCTCGCCCCTTGTTACCCAGAAGTCCAACCCCCCATAGAACTCACAAGCCCTGCCCCTCTGATTCTACCCAGGAGTCTCTCCCCTTCCAGAAGCCCCACCTCTTGCTTTAGCCATAAGCCCCACCCTCCTACCACCCACAAAGCCCCGCCCCTCCACGAGCCCAACCAACCCCCCTCAGGCTCCACCCACAAGCCTTGCCCCTCCCATTGTACCCAGGAGCCACACCTCCTCGTAACCCCTAACCCTTGTTACCCAAAGCCCCGCCCCTCCGCGACTGCGGGGCCGCCCACGCAAGCTCCACCCACAAATCCCCGCCCATCTCCACCCAGGAACCACGCCCCAGTCAAGAGCCCCGCCCCTTCCATGACCCAAAGTCTCACCCCCTGGTTCCATCATGCCCCTCTGGTTACACCCACAAGCCCCTCGCTGCGTCACACTGCCGCTCTGACCATGCCACATACCTCTCGCCCAATGTGAGCCCCAGAGGCCCACTACTTTCCAAATCCCAACCCTACAAAAGACCCCACCCCGTAATACTCCCTCGGAAGTGTAAACGCCCCCTTAATTAGGCCCCACCACGCCCCACGTGACATATACTGGGCTGGAGGCCCCGCCCTTACGCGCTGCGGCAGCGGGCCCACCCCTCCAGCAGGCCCCGCCCCCGGAGGCCGGGCCGTCACGCAGGCCTCGCCCTCACGCATTGCAGCAGCAGCCCCGTAACGGGACGCTCAGGTCCGGGTGGCCCcgccccaggccccgcccccacgTACTGCGCCAGCAGCCTCTATACATGACGCACAGGTCTGGTAGGTCCCGCCCCGCCCCTCCACAGACCCCGCCCCCACGTACTGCGGCAGCGGCCCCGATACATGACGCGCAGGTCCGGGTGGCCGCGGCAGCGCGCGGCTCGCAGCTCGCACTCGTCGCGGTAGGTGGCGCCGTCTGAGCCGCAGACCTGCAGCCGCGCCGGGAGCCCAGAGCAGTCAGGCGCGCACTCGCAGCGCGGGCGGCCCCCCAGCATGCGGCACGCCTTGCCTGGGCCGCACTCCACGCCGTCGCACGAATCTGCGGACACAGGACACGCGCGTGGGGCCGGGCACGGGAGGTTCCCGGGCGTGGGGCCGCGCGAAGGCCTCGGGGTCCCTCCCTGCGCCCCCTCTGCAGGGCGGAGGCGGGGGCGCCGTCCCAGGTCAGGGTCAGTCGGAGTCGGGGCGTTCGGGTTCCCAGGGGCAGGGCTCCGGGTCGGGGCGCGGGACCggtggggctgggggcgggggctgGGCTCGGTGCGCGCAGGCCGTGGGGTCTCTGCCCGGAATCGGGGTCCGGCGGAACTACGCAGCCTCGGGCCGCTCCTCCTTGTAGCTGGCTGACGTCTGCCCCCGATGCACGCGCCTTTCTGGGAAGGCCGGAGGGGCCCCAGCTGCGTCAGCCTGGGGTGTTCCGCTCTTGCCAGGCGCGAGTCTGGGGCTGCCAGAATCTTCCCCCAGGAGGCGTCGGGGAGGGCGGGGCTCTGGACACCCCTCCTGGCCTGGGGAGCGATTCCAGGGGAGGGGGCCGCCCACAGCCCTAGGCCTCTGAACCAGG
This window encodes:
- the FSTL3 gene encoding follistatin-related protein 3; translated protein: MRPGAPGPLWPLPWGALAWAVGFVGSMGSGDPAPGGVCWLQQGQEATCSLVLRTDITRAECCASGSIDTAWSNLTHPGNKINLLGFLGLVHCLPCKDSCDGVECGPGKACRMLGGRPRCECAPDCSGLPARLQVCGSDGATYRDECELRAARCRGHPDLRVMYRGRCRKSCERVVCPRPQSCVVDQTGSAHCVVCRAAPCPVPSSPGQELCGNNNITYISSCHLRQATCFLGRSIGVRHAGSCAGTPEEPPDGESEEEEENFV